In Nerophis ophidion isolate RoL-2023_Sa linkage group LG02, RoL_Noph_v1.0, whole genome shotgun sequence, one DNA window encodes the following:
- the tarbp2 gene encoding RISC-loading complex subunit tarbp2 isoform X1, whose amino-acid sequence MNDETASDSWKRSSGCSSIEQMLAVNPGKTPISLLQEYGTRIGKTPVYDLLKAEGQAHQPNFTFRVSVGEINCTGQGPSKKAAKHKAAEAALKMLKGGFAGPAAIGVEGDVFIGVSVPADGESSQSEMKTLVTSQQSECNPVGALQELVVQKGWRLPEYTVTQESGPAHRKEFTMTCRVERFMEIGSGTSKKLAKRNAAAKMLARIHDVPVDLRTSNDADPEEDTFNMNTGSRAESCKSKGYSCTWDSLRNSAGEKILQLRSHPLGIPSDSNFCSLLNDLSTEQCFDISYLDLEEPSLSGLRQCLVELSTQPITVCHGFAPSLEAARANAAHNALQYLKIMAGGKPP is encoded by the exons TATTGAGCAAATGCTGGCTGTGAATCCCGGAAAGACGCCAATTAGTCTGCTGCAGGAGTATGGAACGCGGATAGGCAAGACCCCCGTGTATGACCTACTGAAGGCTGAGGGACAGGCCCATCAGCCCAACTTTACGTTCCGCGTTTCCGTGGGAGAGATCAACTGCACCGGCCAAGGACCCAGCAAGAAGGCGGCGAAGCACAAAGCAGCAGAGGCTGCTCTGAAGATGCTCAAGGGAGGCTTCGCAGGCCCCGCCGCAATTGGTGTCGAAGGAGACGTGTTTATCGGGGTTTCCGTGCCTGCTGATGGAGAGAG CTCCCAATCGGAAATGAAGACTTTAGTCACTTCTCAACAGTCTGAATGTAATCCTGTTGGAGCACTACAG GAATTGGTTGTGCAGAAAGGATGGCGTCTGCCAGAGTACACCGTGACACAGGAGTCTGGTCCGGCACACCGCAAAGAATTTACCATGACCTGCAGAGTGGAGAGATTCATGGAAATTG GAAGCGGCACGTCCAAGAAGCTGGCCAAGAGGAACGCAGCGGCCAAAATGTTGGCGCGGATACATGACGTCCCGGTCGACCTGAGGACCAGCAATGATGCCGACCCGGAGGAGGATACGTTTAATATG AACACGGGGAGCAGGGCGGAGTCGTGCAAGAGCAAAGGCTACAGCTGCACGTGGGACTCCCTGAGAAACTCCGCCGGAGAGAAGATCCTGCAACTCCGCAGTCACCCTCTGGGCATACCCTCTGACTCCAACTTCTGCTCGCTGCTCAATGACCTGTCCACAGAGCAGTGCTTTGACATCAGCTACCTGGATCTCG AGGAGCCCAGCCTGAGCGGGCTGCGCCAGTGTTTGGTAGAACTGTCGACTCAGCCAATCACTGTGTGCCACGGCTTCGCCCCCAGCCTGGAAGCTGCTCGGGCCAACGCggcccacaatgcactgcagtaCCTCAAAATTATGGCTGGCGGGAA ACCTCCTTGA